Genomic segment of Paenibacillus sp. FSL R5-0623:
CAGCGGGCTGAGATTACAGCTTAAATGTTGTGCCGTTTTTCTGTGTTAATACTATTATGGCGATACGCCAAAGGAGGCTGAATGACTTGGAAAACAACAACAAGCATGACCGGTTAATTCGTGGTACAGCAATGAATGGAAAGGTAAGAGCCTTTGCTATCCAGACTACGGAACTGGTTGAGGAACTACGCAGAAGACACGATACGTTTCCCACGGCTACAGCTGCCATGGGGCGTACGGTTACAACAGCAGCCATTATGGGTGCAATGCTCAAAGGTGAAGAGAAGTTAACGGTACAAGTCAACGGTGATGGTCCCATTGGACAGATTGTAGCTGACGCCAATGCGAAAGGCGAAGTACGAGGATATGTTTCTAATCCGCATGTACATTTGCCAAGTAATAGTGTGGGAAAACTGGACGTTGCAGGCGCAGTTGGAACGGAAGGTTTCATCAACATAACGAAGGATTTGGGACTGAAAGAGCCATATCGTGGCAGTGTGCCTATTATTTCAGGAGAACTGGGCGAAGATTTCACGTACTACTTCGCGCAATCGGAGCAAACACCTTCTGCTGTAGGCGTTGGTGTGCTCGTTGATACGGATAATTCCGTTATTGTCTCAGGTGGATTCATTATGCAGCTGTTGCCGGGATTGACAGATCCAGAGATCACGGCGATCGAAAATGCCATTAGTACGTTGCCGCCAGTGACGACGTTGTTGGAGCAGGGACTTGAATTGGAAGAGTTGCTTCGCCGATTGTTGCCAGATGTACAAGTGATGGAAGGATTGGATATACATTTTAGCTGTGAGTGTTCACGTGAGCGAGTAGAGAAGACGCTGATCAGCTTGGGCCAAACGGAGATGGAGCAATTAATTGAAGAAGAGGGCCAGGCTGAAGTGGTCTGCCAATTCTGTAATGAAGCCTATGACTTTAACAAAGAACAACTTGAGACCATCCTAGAGCAAGCCAAGAACTGATCTATGCGGGGACGGGATGCGGAATGACAAGACAGGAAAAAGGGTTGTGGACGGCTGTAATTGTCTTGACGCTAGGTATGCTGGTCATGGGTACGGTGATGGCTATGCATGGTCTCAGACAGGGCAGAGACGAGGCAGATGCATCCCATGATGCCAACACGGAAGAAGGAAGCACCGTAGCGACGATCAACGGAGAAGTTATCACAGATAAAGAGTGGACCGATGCGCTGAAACGACGTTACGGCAGTGAGTTATTACTCCAGATGTTAAACCGTAAAGCAGTATATGCCGAAGCAATTGAACGCAAGCTGATTGTCACTCCCCAAGAGATTGCAAGAGAACTTGCCGCCGCGATGGATGGGTACGATTCAGAGAAATCATATTTTGACGAAATGAAGTCTCAATTGGGCCTGTCAAAACAGGAACTTGAATTGGAGGCCGGCTACAGGCTGCTGCTTGAGAAAATCGCAACGATTGGCATACAGATCAAGGATGCAGATATTGAACATTACTGGACTGAACACCGTGAGGATTACGTTTCCCCCGAGAAATATGACTTGTCCATCATCGTAGTGAAGGAAGAAGAGGAAGCCGATTCCTTACTGGATGCGTTGGAGAAGGGGGAGAACTTTGAAGAAGCTGCTCGCAAGCAATCGACAGACAGCTTCTCTCGTGATGCTGGTGGGAGGCTGGGATGGATTGAGCGGAATGATCCATTCCAGTCAGAAGAAATCCTTCAACTTGCTGCCGGACTGGATATAGGCGATATTGCCGGACCGGTTCGAGTGGAAGAAGGTTATGTTATTATCAGACTTAATGATAAAGAAGAACGCCAGGTGCAATCGGCCGAAGAGGTCCGTGAGGAGATTCGAATGCAACTGGCTCTGAGTCAGGCTGATCCGTTGCCGCAGGTAGAGCAAATGCTGCGTAACAAGTATGAAGCCGTCATCCTGTCCGAGATTCCTGCCTCCTGAATGCAATGGAAAAGATTGTCTCGTACTGCTGCATCTTGATAAAAATACTCTGTCTGCGGTCTTAGGGCCAAAGGTAGAGTATTTTTTTGAGTACTCATATTGACAATAAGGGTTAACGTTGATAAGATGAAAATAATAAATACCTACTCGTTTACTCGGATATAAAGGATTTACTTATGAACAAAGAAACTTTCGGAAACCTCCGCCTGTCTAGAAATCTTAGCAGTAAGGGATAGGATCAACAGGATTTCCGCAGTTCTTCTATAACAGCTAGAGGCTACCGGCCGCACAGTATAGGTTAACAGGACTCAAGTTTTATTCATCCACTAAGGAGGGCATTCATATGGCTAAAGTAGTTAATAACGTAACAGAACTCATCGGAGGTACTCCGCTTGTTCGTCTGAATCGTATCGTACCTGAAGGCAGTGCTGAAATATTCGTGAAGCTGGAGTACCAGAATCCAGGTTCAAGCGTGAAAGACCGTATCGCAATTAGCATTGTGGAAGAAGCGGAAAAAGAAGGCAAGCTGAAACCGGGTGATACCATTATTGAAGCAACAAGTGGTAACACGGGAATTGGACTCGCGATGGTGGCTGCAGCCAAAGGCTACAAGTCCGTTATTGTAATGCCTGAGACGATGAGCTTGGAGCGTCGTAACTTGCTTCGTGCGTATGGTGCTGAGCTTGTGCTTACACCTGGAGCTGAAGGTATGAATGGTGCTGTTAAAAAAGCTGAAGAACTGCTGAAAGAAAATCCTTCCTATTTCATGGCTGAGCAATTTAAAAATAAAGCCAACGTGAAGATCCACCGTGAAACGACTGGCCCTGAGATTGTTGAAGCAATTCAATCTGTAGGTGGTACGTTGGATGCTTTCGTTGCGGGAATTGGTACAGGCGGAACAATTACAGGTACAGGCGAAGTGCTGAAAGAAGCTTTTGCTGGTATTAAAATTATTGCGGTTGAGCCAGCAGCTTCGCCAATTCTGGCGGGCGGCAAACCAGGTCCACATAAGATCCAGGGGATTGGTGCCAACTTTATCCCTGAGATTCTGGATCAGGAAATCTATGATGAGATCATTCACATTGAGAATGATGATGCATTCGAGACGGCTCGTCAGGTAGCGAAGGAAGAGGGCATTCTGTCTGGGATTTCTTCCGGTGCGGCGATCCGTGCAGGTCTTCAGGTTGCGAAACAGTTGGGTGAAGGCAAGCGCGTTGTCGTAATCGTGCCAAGTAACGGCGAACGTTACCTCAGCACACCTCTTTACAACTTCGAAGGCTAAGTCTACAAATGACAAAACCAATCCTCCTTGCCCGTATGACGGGTATGGAGGATTTTTGGCGTAATGCTTTTAAAAGGCGTGACGCTTTAGTATACTATCAGACAATAGAACTAGCGACAGATGGAGGGCGGCACACCGCAATGACACACCTGATGACAACATACGCCGACTGGATGGAGTGGGCTGAACAAGGCTGGACCATGATGCCCTATATCACCAAGTCGGATGAGGGGCCGTATCATGGCGGTTTACCGTTATCGTGGGAGGCGGCCTGGGAGCAGGCGTCACCATACGCAATTGTGCTGGAGAATGGCAAAGGCGGGAGATATACATTTCTGGGGTTAGACCCCGTATCCGTTATTTCCGGTAAAGGTCAAGAAGCGGTTATTCATGATGTGACGCAAGGAACGACCTCGACGGACAGCGGCAAGCCGCTT
This window contains:
- the hslO gene encoding Hsp33 family molecular chaperone HslO gives rise to the protein MAIRQRRLNDLENNNKHDRLIRGTAMNGKVRAFAIQTTELVEELRRRHDTFPTATAAMGRTVTTAAIMGAMLKGEEKLTVQVNGDGPIGQIVADANAKGEVRGYVSNPHVHLPSNSVGKLDVAGAVGTEGFINITKDLGLKEPYRGSVPIISGELGEDFTYYFAQSEQTPSAVGVGVLVDTDNSVIVSGGFIMQLLPGLTDPEITAIENAISTLPPVTTLLEQGLELEELLRRLLPDVQVMEGLDIHFSCECSRERVEKTLISLGQTEMEQLIEEEGQAEVVCQFCNEAYDFNKEQLETILEQAKN
- a CDS encoding peptidyl-prolyl cis-trans isomerase; translation: MTRQEKGLWTAVIVLTLGMLVMGTVMAMHGLRQGRDEADASHDANTEEGSTVATINGEVITDKEWTDALKRRYGSELLLQMLNRKAVYAEAIERKLIVTPQEIARELAAAMDGYDSEKSYFDEMKSQLGLSKQELELEAGYRLLLEKIATIGIQIKDADIEHYWTEHREDYVSPEKYDLSIIVVKEEEEADSLLDALEKGENFEEAARKQSTDSFSRDAGGRLGWIERNDPFQSEEILQLAAGLDIGDIAGPVRVEEGYVIIRLNDKEERQVQSAEEVREEIRMQLALSQADPLPQVEQMLRNKYEAVILSEIPAS
- the cysK gene encoding cysteine synthase A, producing the protein MAKVVNNVTELIGGTPLVRLNRIVPEGSAEIFVKLEYQNPGSSVKDRIAISIVEEAEKEGKLKPGDTIIEATSGNTGIGLAMVAAAKGYKSVIVMPETMSLERRNLLRAYGAELVLTPGAEGMNGAVKKAEELLKENPSYFMAEQFKNKANVKIHRETTGPEIVEAIQSVGGTLDAFVAGIGTGGTITGTGEVLKEAFAGIKIIAVEPAASPILAGGKPGPHKIQGIGANFIPEILDQEIYDEIIHIENDDAFETARQVAKEEGILSGISSGAAIRAGLQVAKQLGEGKRVVVIVPSNGERYLSTPLYNFEG